In a genomic window of Infirmifilum sp. NZ:
- a CDS encoding alpha/beta hydrolase, whose product MIEEILLFLVAVVLAVLAVIVSLAFIASGKMLKPPRRTGSWTPRDLGFNYEQAEVRTPDGVILRGWLVKGKTDRTVVAIHGYTSSKWDEGYMKQILEILARNDFNVAVFDMRAHGESSGDYTTLGYRESEDVMRIIDWLEERGLASKLGIIGYSMGGAITLMVSSMDPRVKAAVADSPYVDIRSSGRRWVGRVKGLMGLLLRASYPLIVRFTAARARIKTERLVMYEYASKIKIPLLLIAGEKDDLVALDEVKRLYEEVRRVNERAELWVTPSRHVASILDSPREYEERVVGFFSRWLA is encoded by the coding sequence GTGATAGAGGAAATACTACTGTTTCTGGTTGCCGTTGTGCTCGCCGTGCTGGCCGTTATAGTGTCCCTTGCCTTCATCGCCTCCGGGAAAATGCTGAAGCCTCCACGGAGAACCGGGTCCTGGACGCCTAGGGACCTCGGATTCAACTACGAGCAAGCAGAGGTCAGAACTCCAGACGGTGTGATCCTCAGAGGATGGCTCGTGAAGGGCAAGACGGACAGAACCGTGGTGGCCATACACGGGTACACGTCGAGCAAGTGGGATGAGGGCTACATGAAGCAGATCCTCGAGATCCTGGCGAGGAACGACTTCAACGTAGCGGTATTCGACATGCGCGCTCACGGCGAGAGCAGCGGCGACTACACGACGCTCGGTTACAGGGAGAGCGAAGACGTCATGCGCATAATCGACTGGCTGGAGGAGAGGGGGCTTGCTTCTAAGCTCGGCATCATAGGGTACTCGATGGGTGGGGCTATCACACTGATGGTCTCCTCCATGGACCCCCGCGTGAAGGCAGCGGTGGCCGACAGCCCCTACGTGGACATCAGGAGCTCTGGGAGGAGGTGGGTCGGCAGGGTGAAGGGGTTGATGGGCCTGCTGCTCCGCGCATCCTACCCCCTCATCGTCCGGTTCACTGCTGCGAGGGCCCGGATCAAGACTGAGAGGCTCGTGATGTACGAGTACGCCAGCAAGATAAAGATCCCGCTCCTGCTAATAGCTGGCGAAAAGGACGACCTCGTGGCGCTGGATGAGGTGAAGAGGCTCTACGAGGAGGTGAGGAGGGTCAACGAGAGAGCTGAGCTCTGGGTTACCCCCTCGAGGCACGTTGCGTCGATACTTGATAGCCCGCGGGAGTACGAGGAGAGGGTTGTGGGGTTCTTCAGCAGGTGGTTGGCGTGA
- a CDS encoding cupin domain-containing protein codes for MKVIDTREYQSRWSIVFTDDECWRAGIYVPENASLEEVVVLEKHDRPELFILLDGEINLVLSEDGLEVKEVRMEQGKVYVVEEWHNAYRPGNRPGRALVIEAANIQTEYLSIEPLSPCRETGDGF; via the coding sequence ATGAAAGTCATAGATACACGCGAGTACCAAAGCCGATGGAGCATTGTGTTCACCGATGACGAGTGCTGGAGAGCGGGGATATACGTTCCAGAAAACGCCTCCCTGGAAGAGGTCGTCGTCCTCGAAAAGCACGACCGACCAGAGCTCTTCATACTTCTCGACGGGGAGATAAACTTGGTTCTCTCAGAAGATGGCCTCGAAGTGAAGGAGGTGCGGATGGAACAGGGTAAGGTTTACGTCGTCGAGGAGTGGCACAACGCCTACAGGCCCGGAAACAGGCCGGGAAGAGCTCTCGTAATCGAGGCCGCGAACATCCAAACAGAGTACCTCTCGATCGAGCCTCTCTCCCCCTGCCGGGAAACGGGAGATGGCTTTTGA
- a CDS encoding ABC transporter ATP-binding protein, which translates to MSVTATHKGGILALRNIEKTFAEDSKKLKVLDGISLEIGEEFVAILGPSGCGKTTLLRIIAGLEKPDSGVVEVQPAGARIGFIFQFPTLLPWMTVLENVALPLHVNGLSWSEAKEKARKYLTLVGLQSFEDFYPRELSGGMKQRVNVARALAIEPTILLMDEPFSALDPLTAETLRSEILDLWTWGVTTVRTIIMVTHSVDEAIFMADRIVVLTARPARVAGIVSVDIPRPRDRRSQEFQKLEDKVYELISA; encoded by the coding sequence ATGAGCGTTACAGCTACTCACAAGGGAGGCATCCTGGCGCTGAGGAATATCGAGAAAACCTTCGCCGAGGACTCGAAGAAGCTAAAAGTGCTCGATGGCATCTCCCTGGAGATCGGCGAGGAGTTTGTCGCAATCCTGGGACCATCGGGTTGCGGTAAAACAACTCTCCTGAGGATCATCGCGGGGTTGGAGAAGCCTGACTCCGGGGTTGTGGAAGTTCAGCCTGCAGGCGCGAGGATAGGATTTATCTTCCAGTTCCCCACCTTGCTGCCGTGGATGACCGTTCTCGAGAACGTGGCGCTTCCACTGCACGTTAACGGGCTTTCGTGGAGCGAGGCTAAGGAAAAGGCCAGAAAATACCTCACGCTGGTCGGCCTGCAATCCTTCGAGGACTTTTACCCGAGGGAGCTGAGCGGCGGGATGAAGCAGAGGGTGAATGTTGCTAGAGCACTGGCGATCGAGCCTACGATCCTGCTTATGGACGAACCGTTCTCAGCGCTGGACCCGCTCACCGCCGAGACCCTCCGCTCGGAGATCCTCGACCTCTGGACGTGGGGCGTCACGACAGTCAGAACGATCATCATGGTGACCCACAGCGTAGATGAGGCGATATTCATGGCGGACAGGATCGTCGTCCTTACAGCTAGACCTGCTAGGGTGGCCGGGATAGTCAGCGTTGATATTCCAAGGCCTCGCGATCGCCGGTCGCAAGAGTTCCAGAAGCTTGAGGACAAGGTCTACGAGCTCATAAGCGCCTGA
- a CDS encoding Lrp/AsnC family transcriptional regulator: MLDDKDIAILEALQENARLTIKELSKKIGSPITTVHARLKRLEKEGYIKAYRAVLDPKKLGFPTVAFIFVSFARTQGIDQRKVAEVISRFPEVQEVHIITGEWDILVKVRVESVDELGDFVVSKLRNVEGVEKTYTSVVLESVKETTKLPVSYKWGAGEWQKSTSQLP, encoded by the coding sequence ATGCTCGACGACAAGGACATCGCGATCCTGGAAGCTCTTCAGGAAAACGCCAGGCTCACGATAAAGGAGCTGAGCAAGAAGATAGGATCCCCTATAACCACCGTACACGCCCGGCTGAAGAGGCTCGAGAAAGAGGGTTACATAAAAGCCTACCGGGCTGTCTTAGACCCGAAGAAGCTCGGCTTCCCGACTGTCGCCTTCATATTCGTAAGCTTCGCTAGGACGCAGGGGATCGACCAGAGGAAGGTTGCGGAGGTGATTTCAAGGTTTCCCGAGGTGCAGGAAGTTCACATAATCACGGGTGAGTGGGACATACTTGTGAAAGTCAGGGTTGAAAGCGTGGACGAGCTGGGGGACTTCGTTGTGAGTAAGCTGAGAAATGTGGAGGGCGTGGAAAAGACATATACCTCTGTTGTCCTTGAGAGCGTGAAGGAGACCACAAAGCTCCCTGTGAGCTACAAGTGGGGTGCCGGGGAATGGCAAAAATCTACTTCGCAGCTCCCATGA
- a CDS encoding adenylate kinase family protein produces the protein MGPPGVGKGTYAAMLSQAFGIPHVSSGELLRREVASGTDLGRLVSKYMAQGELVPDSLVNRVLFERLSKPDCRRGFVLDGYPRTLSQAEALEATFPLDLAILLTAPLEVVVERLAGRLYCPACGEVYHEKWRPPARPGVCDKCGHALIKRADDAPEVVARRYSEYLSSSKALAEFYERRGKLFVFDASGDARVLCPRLVEKIEELLRGKEVVKL, from the coding sequence CTGGGCCCGCCCGGAGTCGGTAAAGGAACCTACGCGGCAATGCTCTCGCAGGCTTTTGGGATACCACATGTTTCCAGCGGTGAGCTACTCCGAAGGGAGGTAGCAAGCGGCACCGACTTAGGAAGACTGGTGTCCAAGTACATGGCTCAGGGTGAGCTCGTCCCAGACAGCCTCGTGAACAGGGTCTTGTTCGAGAGGCTTTCTAAGCCGGACTGCCGGCGCGGCTTTGTCCTCGACGGTTACCCGCGCACGCTGAGCCAGGCAGAGGCCCTGGAGGCTACGTTCCCCCTAGACCTGGCCATCCTCCTTACGGCGCCCCTGGAGGTCGTCGTCGAGCGTCTGGCTGGGAGGCTCTACTGCCCGGCTTGCGGGGAGGTGTACCATGAGAAGTGGAGGCCTCCCGCCAGGCCGGGGGTTTGCGACAAGTGCGGGCACGCGCTCATCAAGAGGGCTGATGACGCTCCAGAGGTGGTTGCGCGGAGGTACAGCGAGTACCTTTCCTCTTCGAAGGCTCTAGCGGAGTTCTACGAGAGAAGGGGGAAGCTCTTCGTCTTTGATGCAAGCGGGGATGCCCGGGTTCTCTGCCCGCGCTTGGTCGAGAAGATCGAGGAGTTGCTCCGGGGGAAGGAGGTGGTAAAGCTTTAA
- a CDS encoding MFS transporter, with translation MSGRRSVTLILASLSLLVLSYFMGYYMLNPIMRTLHEEGLIPGATEEEWRYYGGLVATLLQGVGLVLSFAWGVLADKYGRRQVIFLLGLVMGLGMLLVPTATSYSQLLAYFLLFGVGYVGVGPAIYAFISDAVPPESRGRGYAVYYVSSVLAMILAIVVAGVLLPWRVAYTISGAVVLLTAVVLYFSSRGITVGFSEAKRKVGAYRFREALPSIRKRTVLLVLLMIVPWTIPWGMLSVWSIDYIVTKWGVTKETASLVIALATLSIALGHIIGGTLSDRLVRKGDVGGRTKVSILGIAVGYLAMLSMLLYPYPRGEASLSTLLLPASLAVFGMMFTTFAYPNINTILSEVVVPEHRGTVFAVYSILNNLGWTLGPTFYPLLMGSVFRSRDVVTSMTLAASVTVSLWLLALALWVLIHRSYPKERV, from the coding sequence GTGAGCGGTAGGCGTAGCGTAACCTTGATCCTAGCGTCCCTTTCCCTCCTAGTGCTGTCCTACTTCATGGGCTACTACATGCTTAACCCGATCATGCGCACTCTGCACGAGGAGGGGCTTATCCCTGGTGCCACCGAGGAGGAGTGGAGGTACTACGGAGGCCTAGTAGCCACCCTGCTGCAGGGCGTGGGGCTTGTCCTCTCCTTCGCGTGGGGTGTTTTAGCGGACAAGTACGGTCGAAGGCAGGTGATATTCCTCCTCGGCCTCGTGATGGGCCTGGGGATGCTCCTGGTGCCTACGGCTACTAGCTACAGCCAGCTCCTCGCGTACTTCCTCCTCTTCGGGGTGGGCTACGTTGGGGTGGGGCCGGCTATATACGCTTTCATCTCGGACGCTGTCCCGCCGGAGAGCAGAGGGAGGGGCTACGCCGTTTACTACGTGTCCAGCGTTCTGGCCATGATCCTGGCTATCGTCGTCGCGGGGGTCCTGCTGCCCTGGAGGGTTGCTTACACGATCTCAGGCGCGGTGGTGCTCCTGACTGCCGTGGTCCTCTACTTCTCTTCGAGAGGGATCACGGTGGGGTTCTCGGAGGCCAAGAGGAAGGTAGGGGCCTACAGGTTTAGAGAGGCTTTGCCGAGCATCCGGAAGCGAACAGTCCTCTTGGTCCTCCTCATGATCGTGCCCTGGACGATCCCGTGGGGGATGCTCAGCGTGTGGTCCATAGACTACATTGTGACCAAGTGGGGTGTCACCAAGGAGACGGCGTCCCTCGTGATAGCGCTGGCGACGCTTTCGATAGCGCTTGGGCACATAATAGGAGGAACCCTGAGCGACAGGCTTGTGAGGAAGGGCGACGTGGGCGGCAGGACGAAGGTCTCCATCCTGGGCATCGCAGTCGGCTACCTTGCAATGCTTTCAATGCTCCTCTACCCCTACCCGCGGGGCGAGGCGAGCCTGTCCACTCTCCTCCTGCCGGCGAGCCTAGCGGTCTTTGGGATGATGTTCACGACCTTCGCCTACCCGAACATAAACACCATCCTCAGCGAAGTCGTGGTCCCGGAGCACAGGGGCACTGTCTTCGCCGTCTACAGCATTCTGAACAACCTGGGCTGGACGCTGGGACCTACCTTCTACCCGCTGCTCATGGGATCGGTCTTTAGGAGTAGAGACGTCGTCACCTCAATGACGCTCGCCGCCTCCGTCACTGTCTCACTGTGGTTACTGGCGCTGGCTCTGTGGGTGCTGATACACAGGTCCTACCCTAAGGAGAGAGTGTAG
- a CDS encoding nucleoside 2-deoxyribosyltransferase produces MAKIYFAAPMRGVRGALKEVRELIELLEARGHTVLTKHVADEMLDTDKGLTHEEVFKRDVKLLDDSDLLIAEVSYPSLGVGFEIAYALLKGKKTVALVKRERADSLSSLIRGITWENFRLLEYEHPREALERLVAEGIA; encoded by the coding sequence ATGGCAAAAATCTACTTCGCAGCTCCCATGAGAGGAGTGAGGGGGGCGCTGAAGGAGGTTCGGGAGCTTATCGAGCTCCTGGAAGCTAGAGGGCACACCGTCCTGACTAAACACGTCGCAGATGAGATGCTCGACACGGACAAGGGGCTCACGCACGAGGAGGTTTTCAAGAGGGACGTGAAGCTGCTTGACGACTCGGATCTCTTAATCGCGGAGGTCTCTTATCCCAGCCTAGGCGTTGGGTTCGAGATAGCTTACGCGCTGCTAAAGGGGAAGAAGACTGTTGCGCTTGTGAAGCGCGAGAGGGCGGATAGCCTGTCGTCTCTTATACGTGGCATCACGTGGGAGAACTTCCGCCTCTTGGAGTACGAGCACCCCCGGGAAGCCTTAGAGAGGCTGGTAGCTGAAGGCATTGCGTAG
- a CDS encoding DUF4430 domain-containing protein codes for MSQKKLNILLLVLLIWAIAATSVASYLYLENSYLRREVGSLGGKAILVNIGIDYGNGTLVWFNNTPLPQGSTALTALVSVAQVEYKLSSMGAYVTSVNSVQEKIVSQSEGYSWMWYRFDEGKRALVAGEVAADRYKLVSGETIVWRYEHWKF; via the coding sequence GTGTCGCAGAAAAAGCTGAACATTTTGCTCTTAGTGTTGCTGATCTGGGCGATTGCTGCAACAAGCGTGGCCAGCTATCTCTACCTGGAGAACAGCTATCTCAGACGCGAAGTCGGATCGCTGGGGGGCAAGGCGATTCTCGTCAACATAGGAATTGACTACGGAAACGGGACGTTAGTGTGGTTTAACAACACCCCGTTGCCTCAGGGGTCCACGGCACTCACAGCTCTCGTGAGCGTCGCTCAGGTGGAGTACAAGCTGTCGTCCATGGGGGCGTACGTCACGTCTGTAAACTCTGTTCAAGAGAAGATAGTGTCCCAGAGCGAAGGGTACTCGTGGATGTGGTACAGGTTCGATGAAGGCAAGAGGGCTCTCGTGGCGGGTGAGGTCGCCGCTGATAGGTATAAATTGGTGAGCGGGGAGACGATAGTCTGGAGGTATGAGCACTGGAAGTTCTAA
- a CDS encoding ABC transporter permease subunit, with product MPIWVDLLASVAASLSRMIAAYVVSVILALTVGSLMAKNRTVERILLPVLDVLQSIPILGFFPAALVFFVTYLPGGIGVEAASVFLIVTSLVWNMIFGVYSSVKSLDPQFEDMAKVYGFGHAARFFYIYTPASRNSLVANSLVSWAGGWFFLTSAEVISLGSAEYRLRGLGSFILDNFNAGNLIGFYLGVAALLTVIVATYILVWNPAASIVLGRSLPGVVRSYEAIHLLVASLWSRLTEATIRIEKRFLESRILLASAKWLALLAVACVLVQALLAAWGLLSGSVFAKVVSVLVELPLSLARVALVVVFSFATSLLVAYFSYRSRVFSAAMTLGGELLASIPAIVWWPLLAGIALGSRLGSYAVSFIVFLQGSFWYLYFNILVYGLGSIRKDFEELAKVYRFGARHFFRYIFVPSLLPSVAAGALSAWGGAWNASVVAEYVEVAGRTIDLGGVGALLNRLTVSGDTLGLTLSALMLSLVIVAVNKTLWSRFFNYIEGRYAGE from the coding sequence GTGCCCATATGGGTAGACCTGCTAGCCTCGGTTGCGGCAAGCCTGAGCAGGATGATTGCCGCTTACGTGGTCTCCGTCATACTAGCCCTAACCGTTGGAAGCTTGATGGCCAAGAACAGGACTGTTGAGAGAATCCTCCTACCCGTCCTCGACGTCCTGCAGTCGATCCCCATCCTGGGCTTCTTCCCGGCTGCCCTCGTGTTCTTCGTAACATACCTTCCGGGTGGGATTGGAGTGGAGGCGGCCTCAGTCTTCTTAATAGTTACCAGCCTCGTGTGGAACATGATCTTCGGTGTCTACTCCTCTGTTAAATCCTTGGACCCTCAGTTCGAAGACATGGCCAAGGTTTACGGCTTCGGGCACGCCGCCCGCTTCTTCTACATATACACTCCGGCCTCTAGGAACTCCCTAGTGGCGAACAGCCTCGTCTCGTGGGCTGGGGGCTGGTTCTTCCTAACGTCCGCCGAGGTCATTTCCCTCGGAAGCGCAGAGTACCGGCTGAGGGGGTTGGGGAGCTTCATACTGGATAACTTCAACGCCGGTAACCTTATCGGGTTCTACCTCGGCGTTGCCGCGCTTTTAACAGTCATCGTAGCCACGTACATCCTGGTGTGGAACCCGGCGGCTTCGATCGTTCTGGGCAGAAGCCTCCCGGGAGTAGTTCGCTCCTACGAGGCCATTCACTTATTGGTCGCTTCACTGTGGAGCCGTCTAACCGAGGCTACGATACGTATTGAGAAGAGGTTTCTGGAGAGTAGGATTCTTTTAGCCTCCGCGAAGTGGCTCGCGCTGCTCGCCGTGGCATGCGTGCTTGTCCAAGCCCTGCTCGCGGCTTGGGGGCTGCTCTCAGGAAGCGTCTTCGCGAAAGTAGTCTCTGTTCTTGTTGAGCTCCCCTTAAGCCTGGCTCGCGTGGCTCTCGTTGTGGTGTTCTCCTTCGCCACGTCACTCCTAGTGGCCTACTTCTCGTACCGCTCACGCGTCTTCAGCGCGGCAATGACCCTTGGGGGAGAGCTCCTCGCGTCGATCCCCGCTATCGTGTGGTGGCCTCTCCTCGCGGGAATAGCCCTTGGAAGCAGATTGGGATCGTACGCTGTCTCCTTCATCGTTTTCCTCCAGGGGTCGTTCTGGTACCTCTACTTCAACATCCTGGTTTACGGGCTGGGTAGCATCAGGAAGGATTTCGAGGAGCTTGCCAAAGTGTACCGCTTCGGCGCGCGGCACTTCTTCAGATACATCTTCGTCCCCTCCCTGCTACCCTCTGTTGCCGCAGGGGCGTTAAGCGCCTGGGGTGGCGCGTGGAATGCTAGCGTGGTAGCCGAGTACGTGGAGGTGGCGGGCAGGACGATAGACCTGGGTGGAGTGGGCGCGCTGCTCAACCGGCTCACGGTCTCCGGCGACACGCTGGGTTTGACGCTCTCAGCGCTTATGCTTTCACTGGTCATCGTAGCGGTTAATAAGACCCTTTGGTCTAGGTTCTTCAACTACATAGAGGGCAGGTACGCGGGTGAGTGA
- a CDS encoding AAA-associated domain-containing protein: MSEDPSRSRQEKILLPVDVTPDHILGLVEVLNSLGGSVDSMYVGDAVFENVEILPKAIDVAEALGLVKSDKGNLSLTDLGKKVAKSDPKSLKYLLKNAVSKIEPLHELVSILKTKKKISVEEFKSIVEKYYPGRSEEAEKNLLIWGAFLNLFKMDEDDEEIHLI, translated from the coding sequence GTGTCCGAGGATCCTAGCCGTAGCAGGCAGGAGAAAATCCTGCTGCCTGTCGACGTGACCCCTGACCACATCCTCGGGCTCGTCGAGGTGCTGAACAGCCTAGGAGGTAGCGTAGACTCCATGTACGTGGGCGACGCGGTCTTCGAGAACGTGGAGATCCTGCCTAAAGCGATAGACGTTGCCGAGGCCTTAGGGCTTGTCAAATCCGATAAGGGGAACCTTTCGCTGACCGATCTGGGTAAAAAGGTTGCCAAAAGCGACCCGAAGAGCCTGAAGTACCTTTTAAAAAACGCTGTATCGAAAATCGAGCCACTACACGAGCTCGTCTCCATCTTGAAGACCAAGAAGAAAATCAGCGTTGAGGAGTTCAAGAGCATCGTGGAGAAGTACTACCCGGGTAGATCCGAGGAAGCGGAAAAGAACCTGCTCATCTGGGGGGCGTTCCTCAACCTCTTCAAAATGGATGAGGACGACGAGGAAATACATTTAATCTAG
- a CDS encoding DUF4443 domain-containing protein, protein MSTGSSKEHVLVLLFLYFSKSFIGRAQLSEELGIGEGRVRRILLELSQAGFVEKRRAGVRISPKGREAVERTLLSRGVSSFFLSDAQELNANVAVVAIARAPRTAPLNVLGMRDDAVRGGAQGAVISVYRNGSLELPPTDINLCVYASNLCREITRRKSLSENSLIIAVFAYRLADALSGLLSLLYGKHYSELSQDLTTDGTSETELT, encoded by the coding sequence ATGAGCACTGGAAGTTCTAAAGAGCATGTACTGGTACTGCTTTTTCTCTACTTCTCAAAGTCGTTTATCGGAAGAGCGCAGCTCTCCGAGGAGCTGGGAATAGGAGAGGGCAGGGTTAGGAGGATCCTCCTGGAGCTCTCTCAGGCAGGTTTCGTTGAAAAGAGGAGAGCCGGGGTCAGGATCTCCCCCAAGGGTAGGGAGGCTGTTGAACGCACCTTGCTGAGCAGAGGCGTGTCGTCTTTTTTTCTCAGCGACGCGCAGGAGCTTAACGCGAACGTAGCCGTTGTAGCTATAGCTAGAGCCCCACGTACTGCGCCGCTGAACGTCCTTGGAATGCGGGATGATGCAGTTAGGGGCGGCGCGCAGGGCGCTGTGATCTCGGTGTACCGAAACGGGTCCCTAGAGCTCCCCCCAACGGATATCAACCTCTGCGTTTACGCGAGTAACCTCTGCCGCGAGATCACGAGGAGGAAATCCCTCAGCGAGAACTCCTTGATTATCGCAGTCTTCGCCTACAGACTCGCAGATGCTCTGTCCGGGCTTCTGAGCCTTCTCTACGGAAAGCATTACTCCGAGCTGAGCCAGGACCTCACCACCGATGGAACCTCCGAAACAGAGTTGACGTAA
- a CDS encoding transglutaminase-like domain-containing protein, which produces MEDLQGGSNVLYFMRVRLPEHVHSLLESGNVARAVEEIKSLLQEKRREERLRLLFELERLRRLAREYPYSVKEAFELASKELPSLALEEFQSLIAKGCVDSLTLNGEVKVFRRFIPNMFWLCPELEGRRRRRVSELEEIARESLRRRAMRVSEALAGGRAGHLLPLKYTVRFTLRVAPREPCSGKVRVWVPIPREEGINRGFRILQSHPEPKALAPPDHPQRTAYFELEGEGSVSLTYEYVSYGFGARLDSSEAWVDESSDVFKKYTAETPPHIAFTDYLVRLTERVVGGEKNPLLRAKRIWEWITSNVRYTFAQDYALYDNISEYVARNLRGDCGMQALLFITMARIAGVPARWQSGWYMNPVRHGMHDWAQMFLEPYGWVYVDPSFGNKRRGEEWRTEFYFGSTEGFRLAANSDISTQFYPPKKHFRSDPVDNQQGEVECDDRNLYYDEWESRLEILEVERVEEGETTLSP; this is translated from the coding sequence GTGGAGGACCTGCAGGGAGGGAGCAACGTCCTCTACTTCATGAGGGTGAGGCTGCCAGAGCACGTTCACTCTCTCTTGGAATCAGGCAACGTGGCTCGAGCGGTTGAGGAGATCAAGAGCCTGCTACAGGAGAAGAGGAGGGAGGAGCGGCTCAGGCTCTTATTCGAATTGGAGCGGCTCAGGAGGCTCGCGCGGGAGTACCCGTACTCCGTTAAGGAGGCCTTCGAGCTCGCCTCGAAAGAACTCCCCTCGCTCGCGCTCGAGGAATTCCAGTCCCTCATCGCGAAGGGTTGCGTTGACAGCCTCACCCTCAACGGCGAAGTCAAGGTCTTCCGGCGCTTCATCCCAAACATGTTCTGGCTTTGCCCCGAGCTTGAGGGGAGAAGGAGACGTAGGGTAAGCGAGCTAGAGGAGATCGCTAGAGAGTCCCTTAGAAGGAGGGCGATGAGGGTCTCGGAGGCCCTCGCGGGGGGCAGGGCAGGCCACCTCCTTCCCCTCAAGTACACGGTCAGGTTCACGCTGAGGGTTGCGCCCCGTGAGCCGTGCAGCGGGAAGGTAAGGGTCTGGGTCCCGATCCCCAGGGAGGAGGGGATTAACAGGGGCTTCAGGATCCTCCAATCGCACCCTGAGCCGAAGGCTCTCGCTCCCCCAGACCACCCCCAGCGGACGGCGTACTTCGAGCTCGAGGGCGAGGGAAGCGTCTCATTAACGTACGAGTACGTCTCCTACGGTTTCGGCGCTAGGCTGGACTCGAGCGAGGCTTGGGTCGACGAGTCAAGCGACGTGTTTAAGAAATACACGGCGGAGACGCCCCCGCACATCGCCTTCACGGACTACCTTGTGCGCTTAACTGAGAGGGTCGTGGGCGGCGAGAAGAACCCGCTTCTGAGGGCGAAGAGGATATGGGAGTGGATAACGAGCAACGTCAGGTACACCTTCGCACAGGACTACGCCCTCTACGACAACATAAGCGAGTACGTGGCCAGGAACCTGCGCGGCGACTGCGGGATGCAGGCCCTTCTCTTCATAACGATGGCTAGGATCGCCGGAGTCCCGGCCCGCTGGCAGTCGGGGTGGTACATGAACCCCGTCAGGCACGGCATGCACGACTGGGCACAGATGTTCCTCGAGCCCTACGGGTGGGTCTACGTGGATCCCAGCTTCGGGAACAAGAGGAGGGGGGAGGAGTGGCGCACCGAGTTCTACTTCGGCTCGACCGAGGGCTTCAGGCTCGCGGCTAACTCAGACATCTCGACGCAGTTCTACCCTCCGAAGAAGCACTTCAGGTCTGACCCCGTGGACAACCAGCAGGGGGAGGTGGAGTGCGATGACAGAAACCTCTACTACGACGAGTGGGAGAGCAGGCTGGAAATACTGGAGGTAGAAAGGGTAGAGGAGGGAGAAACTACACTCTCTCCTTAG
- a CDS encoding HAD family hydrolase — protein MAKVVKAVFFDMGGTLVYDVGFEEALSRNLASFVEKKLGLRVEREKVLSLWNGAGDSWRDVELWDLARAMLFLRELGATPRPTLAEELYARVLKSYVEGFRLEPCAEEVFSRLKEMGLLLGVITNVGSYEIVSRRLAEVGLLDYVDVLVASQAFGWRKPSEEIFRVACWLAGQEPSTCVHVGDDPVADVLGAKKVGMRAIQVLRVAKYRSDDADAYVNSVSEVPSVVRSWLSSE, from the coding sequence ATGGCTAAAGTGGTAAAGGCCGTCTTCTTCGATATGGGTGGCACGCTGGTCTACGACGTGGGCTTCGAGGAGGCTCTCTCGAGGAACTTAGCGAGCTTTGTGGAGAAGAAACTCGGGCTTCGGGTGGAGCGGGAAAAGGTTTTAAGCCTGTGGAACGGGGCCGGCGACTCGTGGCGCGACGTTGAGCTTTGGGACCTGGCAAGGGCGATGCTCTTTTTGCGTGAGCTCGGTGCGACTCCTAGGCCGACTCTGGCTGAAGAGCTTTACGCTAGGGTCCTCAAGTCGTATGTAGAGGGGTTCAGGCTCGAACCTTGCGCTGAAGAGGTCTTTTCGAGACTGAAGGAGATGGGTTTACTGCTTGGGGTGATAACGAACGTTGGTAGCTATGAGATAGTGTCTCGTAGACTTGCTGAAGTCGGGCTTCTAGACTACGTTGACGTCCTGGTAGCATCGCAGGCTTTTGGCTGGAGAAAACCTTCCGAGGAGATCTTCAGGGTCGCCTGCTGGCTAGCAGGTCAAGAGCCCTCGACGTGCGTGCACGTCGGCGATGACCCTGTTGCCGACGTTCTGGGGGCGAAGAAGGTTGGAATGAGGGCAATTCAGGTCCTGAGGGTTGCGAAGTACAGGTCGGATGACGCCGACGCTTACGTCAACTCTGTTTCGGAGGTTCCATCGGTGGTGAGGTCCTGGCTCAGCTCGGAGTAA